From Syntrophales bacterium, one genomic window encodes:
- a CDS encoding prepilin-type N-terminal cleavage/methylation domain-containing protein yields MRVSGKAALRGFTLIEVIVTILIVAVVGAMMYSVLGTSMTGSSLPVGRLQTSLALQQTMENIMADFRKNFAGDVAGLKNAIGTEGASQNNAYGQYDVVHNRFIKFTGQSEDAWASGDPQDILKVTIKNGNNETLTAIFVQ; encoded by the coding sequence ATGAGGGTATCGGGGAAAGCCGCGTTGCGGGGATTCACATTGATCGAGGTGATCGTCACGATTCTTATCGTCGCGGTTGTCGGGGCGATGATGTATTCGGTATTGGGGACGTCCATGACGGGAAGTTCCCTCCCTGTGGGCAGGTTGCAGACCTCACTGGCGCTGCAGCAGACGATGGAAAACATCATGGCCGATTTCCGGAAAAATTTCGCCGGGGATGTCGCCGGACTTAAAAACGCGATCGGGACGGAAGGCGCAAGCCAGAACAACGCCTACGGGCAGTATGACGTCGTGCACAACCGTTTCATCAAGTTCACCGGGCAGAGCGAGGATGCGTGGGCTTCCGGAGATCCACAGGACATCCTCAAGGTCACGATCAAAAACGGCAACAACGAAACGCTGACGGCGATCTTTGTGCAATAA